The following coding sequences lie in one Opisthocomus hoazin isolate bOpiHoa1 chromosome 7, bOpiHoa1.hap1, whole genome shotgun sequence genomic window:
- the LOC104330148 gene encoding ferritin light chain: MAAPAMAEPRSKRPRVALPACPAHRPLPGSRVRQSFPPVVEEGLCGVTGALLELAYSLQALGEYFDQSHVALPNVSKFFLHQALEERKAAEALMKYQQERGGHYCSKTIQKPNCEYAVGLMKALEVAMVQWKTMIRYFEELYALSIENADPHSASTIKKQFIGPKIQKIKLMGDLLTNARRLDCSQDGRNSLGDYFMDRLQKEFRTGTEPESSQHCSPCPPLQQCTGTAEGLKRHQRESSQHRNSIGPIYATIHCTATLPQCNDGAGAKAKQGRESL; the protein is encoded by the exons ATGGCGGCGCCCGCCATGGCCGAGCCGCGGTCCAAGCGGCCCCGCGTCGCGCTGCCCGCCTGCCCGGCGCACCGcccgctgcccggcagccgcGTCCGGCAGAGCTTCCCGCCCGTCGTAGAGGAAGGCCTCTGCGGCGTCACCGGCGCCCTGCTGGAGCTCGCCTACAGCCTGCAGGCGCTA GGTGAATATTTTGATCAGTCGCATGTGGCCCTACCAAACGTTTCAAAGTTTTTCTTGCATCAAGCTCTGGAAGAGAGAAAAGCCGCAGAAGCTTTGATGAAGTATCAGCAAGAAAGAGGAGGCCATTACTGTTCTAAAACCATCCAG aAACCAAACTGTGAGTATGCAGTTGGTCTGATGAAAGCCCTGGAAGTAGCGATGGTACAGTGGAAAACTATGATACGGTATTTTGAAGAGCTTTATGCCCTGAGCATTGAAAATGCAGACCCTCATAGTGCAAGCACTATCAAGAAACAATTTATTGGGCCCAAAATCCAGAAGATCAAGCTGATGGGAGATCTACTGACCAATGCTCGCAGGCTTGACTGTTCCCAAGATGGCAGAAATAGTCTTGGGGATTACTTTATGGACCGGTTGCAGAAAGAGTTCAGAACAGGCACAGAGCCAGAGTCTAGTCAGcactgcagcccctgcccacctctccagcagtGCACAGGAACTGCAGAGGGTCTGAAGCGACACCAGAGAGAATCTTCCCAGCACAGAAACAGCATAGGGCCAATATATGCAACCATACACTGCACTGCCACGCTACCACAGTGTAATGATGGGGCAGGAGCTAAAGcgaagcagggcagggagagcctTTAA